The Humulus lupulus chromosome 7, drHumLupu1.1, whole genome shotgun sequence region GAACAAACTCATCATCCAATGCCTAATATTTTCTAGCAGAGTGATAATAGATTTATCTCTGGCATCAAGAATGGCATTGTTGAAACTTTCACAGAGGTTATTAATAAGATTGTCACATTTCACATGCTCCCTGAAATGAGACTTGGTCCATTCTTCTGGGTTTTTTTTCATCAGCCATTCATACGCCTTGAAATTCTCTTGCTTAATTTCATTCATCCTATTTTTCCATTCCACTTTAGTTGTTGCCCTTGCAGCGGTCCACATCATTTGCTTAAGTAAGAGTCCagggaattgcttcttgaaattgGCATGCATATGTCTCACACAGAATCTCACTTCCGAACCTTGAAATACAGTACTTAATGCCTTTTCTAAGCCCTTTTGCCTATCTGAAATCATTGTTAATCTCTCTGGTTCATCAATCTTCAAATCCTCCTTCAATAAATTTAAAAACCATGTCCAGCTACCTGTGTACTCCTTCTCCACTACAGCATAAGCCACTGGAAACATGGCATTTGCTGCATCAATGCCAATTGCAGCTAATAACATTCCTTTGCAATATCCTTTTAAAAAACAACCATCCAAGCAGATAAGGGGCCTACAACCATTGAGGAATCCATCTTTACAAGCTTTAAGACATATATACACCCTTTCAAATAACCTCTTTCCATCCTGCATTCTGGTTTTCAATATTGATGTGCTCCCAGGATTTGTCTCTAACAGTTGCTTGCAATAATCTTCCAGTATGGCATATTGTTCCCTTATAGTTCCTTCTAACATCACTTTTGCACAATTCTTTGCTCTGTAGAAAGTTGACCTTGTTGTTCTTGAAAACTGAGTACGTGTTGTTAGCTGCATGAAACCAGTGTAAGTTAAGTTTGGGTTTATTTTGAACTGTTCAAGATAATGCTTTGCAAGCCAATTGGAGGTTGCATGTTTGTTGTTGAAAACCAATCCACACGTGTGCCTATCCACCAATGTATTTACCCTGAATGAACGCTTGTCTGACAGTTGGACTCTTGCATAAATGACCCAATTGCAGCCTGCACTCTTGCATTTTGCCCTTACCCGACTTTGGTCATTGGCCAGCCAAACATACTCCCTGTTAATCTTAATAAAATGCTCCTTCAATGCAGTTCTAAATTGGTCCACGGTAGCAAAAAGCATGCCTAATTTAAATATGAAGTTATCCATGTTTGTTGCATGATTGAATTGGGTGTTGGATCTTTTTCTCCTCCTGGCATTACCATCCTCATCTAAACTAGACAAACTTTGTAGGTCTTCCTCACTAACATAAGCACCTTCATCATCATTTGGATCAGCTTGGCTACAACCGTCTGTAACTGAATGCCACCATGTTGCAGGATTAGCATTAGCAAACATCTCTTCAGCCTCACCCTCATTCTGCATGTACTCCTCCTCCTCTATAACAAATTCAGACTCTTCATTACCTTCACCTTCATTTTGCCCATTCTCATTAACAACAGCTTCACCTTCATTTTGCCCATTCTCATTAACAGCAACTTCATCATGCTGACTCTCTAGACCCCTTTCACCAACATCACCTTCACTCTGAATATTCTCACCAACATCAGCTTCATCATTTTGACTTGGGCCAAAATCATTATACTCATACTCATATTCGACCTCTTCTCCAACTTGGGCCTCTTCTGCAGCAcaattgagttttggtttgacAACCACATCGACAAATACATCTGCATCATCAGGCAAGTCTTCAATGACACAACTAGATTGTGTCCATTCCTCTGGCATATTGACAACAAAAAAAGGGTCCTCATCTTCAGAGTTCACAGAGTCAATGTCTACAACTTCAGGACCATCCTCATATCTAATTTCATTGTGATCAAACCAAGGATCTTCATCATTTGATAATGGGTTGACCACTACATCTGCTGGGATAGTTGTATCATCAGGCAACTCTTCTATAGTGCACACCGTCTTCTTAGAAAGTTCTGGGATATAAGGAATTGCATCTTTCTCCTTACTCCATTCCAACTCCAAAGTTCTTTCTGGTTGGACCACAAAAATATCCACTTGTCTATACTTTCTCCTCATCATATCTTCAACCATTTCAATAACTTGTTTATCACCAATTACCATTTCAGCCAAATTCAAATGCTTCTCCTTAGGCTTCCACAAAAAACCCACAGGCAATTTATACCCTAAGCATTGCACCATCCAATCCAACTCATATCTACTGAAGTAATCAGTGTGATTCCAGTCAAAAAAAGAAACTTTACCTCCATGATACCTTTTGTTGCCAAATGGAGTGAAGAAATTTCCTCCATGGTGCATTGCCACAGTAAAATGGCCCCCACACAAATCTAGCATATcagataataaaaaaatacaaataaagttagTGGGAAAATGGACAAACTCATGTGATATACGACAAAGCACATTacccaaacaaaacaaagaatatCCCACAAAAGTACATGCATAACATAGTCAGGGGCTTACCATATCCAGGGGGTTCTTCGTCCTCAGTCCGAAGCATGGGCATTTTGTTTCAGTTCCTCCTCCTGCTTCGTCGTCGTCCTCAATCCGAAACGGTAAAAAGCAGGGGGTTCTTCGTCCTCAGTCTTCGTCGTCCTCCTCAATCCGAAATGGTAAAAAGCAGGGGGTTCTTCGTCCTCA contains the following coding sequences:
- the LOC133791694 gene encoding uncharacterized protein LOC133791694; this translates as MEEISSLHLATKGIMELTTRTQFSRTTRSTFYRAKNCAKVMLEGTIREQYAILEDYCKQLLETNPGSTSILKTRMQDGKRLFERVYICLKACKDGFLNGCRPLICLDGCFLKGYCKGMLLAAIGIDAANAMFPVAYAVVEKEYTGSWTWFLNLLKEDLKIDEPERLTMISDRQKGLEKALSTVFQGSEVRFCVRHMHANFKKQFPGLLLKQMMWTAARATTKVEWKNRMNEIKQENFKAYEWLMKKNPEEWTKSHFREHVKCDNLINNLCESFNNAILDARDKSIITLLENIRHWMMSLFYNRRMSVSKWVHPVSKRIMDIIEKSKNVAKHCFC